A stretch of the Chitiniphilus purpureus genome encodes the following:
- the pstC gene encoding phosphate ABC transporter permease subunit PstC, with product MTPQEQRLKRQQTEDRIFMGTTRLFAFLVLALLVGILLSLCYGALPAIKTFGVGFVLSDEWNPVTEQFGGWNSIRGTLLSSLIALLIGVPVSFGIAIFLTELSPVWLRRPLGVAIELLAGVPSIIYGMWGLFVFAPWFADNVQPRLAEATEGLPLIGSLFQGPPMGIGMFTAGLILSIMVIPFIASVMRDVFEVVPTMLKESAYGLGCTTWEVVWHVVLPYTKNGVIGGVMLGLGRALGETMAVTFVIGNAQRSIESLFDPATSIAATLANEFTEATGELHTAALIELGLLLFVITFIVLSLSKLLLLRLRRSEGAQA from the coding sequence ATGACGCCACAAGAACAACGCCTCAAGCGGCAGCAGACCGAAGATCGCATCTTCATGGGCACCACGCGCCTCTTTGCCTTCCTGGTCCTGGCGCTGCTCGTCGGTATCCTGCTCTCGCTATGCTATGGCGCGCTGCCGGCCATCAAGACGTTCGGCGTGGGATTCGTCCTGAGTGACGAGTGGAACCCGGTGACCGAGCAGTTCGGCGGGTGGAACTCGATCCGCGGCACGTTGTTGTCGTCGTTGATCGCGCTGCTGATCGGCGTGCCGGTGAGCTTCGGCATCGCCATCTTCCTGACCGAGCTATCGCCGGTGTGGCTACGCCGCCCGCTCGGCGTCGCCATCGAACTGCTCGCCGGCGTGCCGTCGATCATCTATGGCATGTGGGGTCTGTTCGTATTCGCCCCCTGGTTTGCCGACAACGTCCAGCCCCGTCTGGCCGAAGCGACCGAGGGCCTGCCGCTGATCGGGTCGCTGTTCCAGGGTCCGCCGATGGGCATCGGCATGTTCACTGCGGGCCTCATCCTGTCGATCATGGTGATCCCGTTCATCGCCTCGGTGATGCGCGACGTGTTCGAAGTGGTGCCCACCATGCTCAAGGAATCGGCCTACGGGCTGGGTTGCACCACCTGGGAGGTGGTGTGGCATGTGGTGTTGCCGTACACCAAGAACGGCGTGATCGGCGGCGTGATGCTGGGTCTCGGGCGGGCACTGGGCGAAACCATGGCCGTCACCTTCGTGATCGGCAATGCGCAGCGTTCGATCGAATCGCTGTTCGACCCGGCCACCTCGATCGCCGCCACGCTGGCCAACGAGTTCACCGAGGCGACCGGCGAGCTGCATACCGCGGCATTGATCGAGCTTGGGCTGCTGCTGTTCGTCATCACCTTCATCGTGCT